GTGTAGAAAGGGTGGCAGTTGCCGCACACGTCCAGGTTCAGGTCGTGGCTCATGGTAGAGCGAGTGTGGATCACGTTACCGCAAGAGCAAGTGATGGTCACTGCTTCGTATTTCGGGTGAATACCTTGTTTCATGGGAGAACCTCATAAAAGGCCGTGTCGCTCTCCGTGCCAGGTTAAACCTGCACAGCACCACACGCGGTTGAACAATATGTGTATGCTTTGACGAGCGTTTCTCATCAAAGGCGGCGCGCAGTATACAGAAAATGACCGCTTTTGGCAAGATATCCGCTTGCCGCGCCAGCGTGTACACTACTTCTCCTTATTACAGAACCGGATAGAGATTGTCATGCCCGTTGTTCAGGTTGCCCTGCCCGTCCCGCTGCCTCGCCTGTTTGACTACCTGCTGCCTGCCGATGCACCGCAGCCGGTTGCAGGCGTGCGCGTCAGCGTGCCGTTCGGCAACCGTAAAATGGTGGGCATCGTCGTCGGAGTGCGTGAAACCAGCGATTTGCCGCTGACACAGCTGAAGCAGATTGATGAGATACTCGATAGTAGCAGCCTCTACTCTCCCGCACTGTGGCGCATTTTACAGTGGGCGGCGCAGTATTATCATTCACCGCTGGGTGAAGTGCTGAACCATGCCATACCGGTGTTGTTGCGCCAGGGCAAGCCTGCCCAGGAAGCACCGCTGTGGCAATGGGTGATTAATGATGCCGGACGCGAAGTGGCGTTAGAAAGCCTGAAGCGCGCACGCAAGCAGCAGCAGGCGCTGGCCGCACTGCGACAGCAGCCACTTTATCGTCATCAGGTCAGCGACCATGATCTCACCGATGCCGCTTTACAGGCGTTACGCGCCAAAGGCTTGTGCGATTTGCGTGAACACGCTGCGCAGGTACATGACTGGCGCGACACGTTCGCTGTTAAGGGTGAGAGGCTACGCCTTAATACCGATCAGGCGATGGCGGTGGGTGCCATTCGCAGCGAAGACGATCGCTACGCCGCCTGGCTGCTGGCCGGTATCACCGGTTCGGGCAAAACCGAGGTCTATCTCAGCGTGCTGGAAAATGTGCTGGCGCGAGGAAAACAGGCGCTGGTACTGGTGCCGGAAATCGGTCTGACGCCACAAACCATTGCCCGCTTTCGTGAACGCTTCCATGCACCGATAGATGTGCTGCATTCAGCCCTCAATGACAGCGAACGCCTCGCGGTCTGGCTGCGGGCGCGCAGTGGCGAAACCGCGATTGTGATTGGTACCCGTTCGGCGCTGTTTACCCCGCTGGCGCGTCCCGG
This genomic stretch from Pantoea cypripedii harbors:
- the rpmE gene encoding 50S ribosomal protein L31, translating into MKQGIHPKYEAVTITCSCGNVIHTRSTMSHDLNLDVCGNCHPFYTGKQRVVDTGGRVDRFNKRFSLPTSKK